The following is a genomic window from Colletotrichum lupini chromosome 5, complete sequence.
TGTGGGATATGTAGCAAGCCCTTCAGCCAAGGTCTGTCTTCAGCTACTGCGTCTGCCTCTTATTTCAGCGTGAGAACTAACTCAACATCCCCAAATTAGAGACTGCACTGAAGCGACATGTGTCTTACTGTCGACGAACAAAAGACCGACTCCGAAGCCGACCGAAGCCTTGTCGAGAATGCAGCGCAGCCAAACATAAGTGTAGCTTACAAGCCCGCTGTACGCGTTGCACAAAGAAAGGATTAGACTGCATCTACGCAGAAAACAGAAGTCAAGGGCCGACAGCCAGCACAGAGGCCCTTAGCGCACAAGTTTGGGCGCCGAGTCTTCTGGGCTTGGATCCAGCTAATCCTGAGTCTACTTTCATACCAGAGGCTTCGACTTTTGATCATCAAGTACAATGGGATGCATTCTCACAAATAGTTGAGCTGCCGGATGAAGTCGCTTTTGGCCACTTCCCTCTGGCGGAACCTGGACTTGGTCACATAACCGAGGACCTGATGGTCGGTGACACCGATTTGTCTCCATCACCAGAACCATACCGGCAGATACTGCCACATTCGATGAACTTTGGCAGGCGCGTGATATCAAACACATCTGGGATCGTCTTTCCACTTCAATTCATCAAAGAACCAAAGCCGGCGGCGAATGGCAGTGCGAACATGATCAAACGGGCACTGCGCTCATATCCTGAAATGATGCTGCGAAGGTCAGCATTCCCTCCCTTCATACACCAATATCAGGACAAGAGCCATCTTCCCGAGCCACTAGCAAACTGTATGGGCATTGCGATTTTGTTCGTATCTCGAAACCCAGACACTAGTTCGTTCTTATGGCAATCAATTCGAAAAGAGCAGGACAGAAACCTCAGCGAAGTTGGAATAGTGCACTCCACCATGCCAGATGACTTGCGAATGCTGACTTCTCTCAACAGATGGTTAGATATAGCAAAAGAGATATCTTCGCCTCAATACAAGCAGAGCTGATATATATCATTATGCGTGTCGTTGCCGGCGGTGGAAGCACTCTTGTAGACCGTGATTACAACACCCACATGCTGTTGGCTTATGAGGTATCTTCTGCTACCGAAGATTATGAGTTCTTGATGGAACGCGTCGCAGCTGACAATTTTTGACTAGGCGCTTTGGAAACAGTTCATGGCCTTGACTGATACACCATGCAGTGTAAAGTCCAAGAGTTCGAAATCATGGGAAGATTGGATCTTAGACGAGTCCCGAATAAGGTAAGTAGATTTCGGTTCCATTCTGAAATCAATGTTAAACGAACTGACAAGAAGACGCGCCAGAATTGCTTGCGTGTGGTTCTTGGTAGCGCAAGTAGCCACCGTTAAGGTAGGCATATCTTGCGGCGTTCTTGACACATGGAGAGAATTGACACTACCATGTCACAAAGTACAATGGGGTGCTACAACGCCAGAATCATGGGACGAAGAAACAAAAGCGTTGAGAAGTCTTCCCAAGCGGGGTCAGGATCTGGCATACTTTGGGGGGCTTCTGGAAAGTCATCAACATGCCAACGATGCAGTTCATGCAGAAACGCTTGATAGATGGAATTCAGGAGTCGATAACATCGGGTTGCTCCTGAATTTAGTGACGGCGATGATGTAAATTAAGAGACTAATACGTAAGATGAGCATCATAGATTGTACTACTGGTTTCGCGTGTATTCTAGGACGCGCGGTCTGGTCGGTCTCTCATGCAATTAAAATCGAGAAGGCTAGAACAGGTCCAAGGCTGCCATTCGCGTTCCCTCTTTCCACTGAGGCGGCCTAAACCGATACACTGATGAGCCCGAATATCTTTTCTACCACGCGAGCGGACCCTCCCTGTTAGAGAACGTGCCAGTCGGTCCACCCGGACTGGCAATTGCCAACTCCACAATTCTTTCCGCACCAACAGAAGTCGGTGCTCCGGCGTCCATCCATCCAGTTAGTTTCGTTCTGACCAAGCCGGGGCAAACAGCATTTGAAGCCCCGCCAACATCCTTGAGAATACGGGCATAGTTGGCAGCCAAGATGTTGACAGCTGCCTTGCTGCCATCGTATGCTTTGTAGTCGACGTTGTAGAAGGGCATACTCTCGTCCAAAGTCGACTCCAGAGAACCCATCTGGGACGACACGAAGATGATGCGCGGGTACTCAGATTTGCGTAAGAGAGGAAGAGCTGCTTCACTTAGAACGGCTGTTCCGAAGACGTTGGTTTCATAGGTCTTTCTGAAAAGATCTCGAGTGGAGCTAAACGAATCGGGGTATGTATCGATCAAAATGCCTGCATTATTGATGAGGACATCAAGTTTTCCGTGAGTCTTCTGAATGGACTCGATGGCCTTGAAGATCGATTCGTCAGAGGTAATATCGAGCTGAATAGAAGAAACTGAGCAGTTCTCGGTTTTGAGAGATTCGGCGAGCCTAGAGCCATACTCGAGATTGCGAGATCCTATGATAACATGAAAGCCCGGGATTCTGGCGAGCTGTTGAACGACAGCCTCACCAATGCCGGTGTTACCTCCAGTGACGAGAGCGATGGACATCTTGAAGAAGGAAGTTTCAAAGTCAGGTGAAGTAAAGTAGTCTGAGTGATGTTTTGTAATAGTGATAAGAAAATGCGTGTGCTGGATATGACTTACTCCAAATTTCAAGATGTAATAAGCCGGCAAGGAAATATCTCACTTTATATGATCTCCAGTAGTGTCTTGTATTGAACAGTCACAGATTAGAAAGCCGCTTATTGACCGAGAGTGGCTCGAAGAGAATCGCATTCTCATTCCGTGCAAAGAGCGTGTAATTGGGCCAATTTCGCCGCCCGCTGAACATGGGCGGAACGGCCAAATTGGGCGGGGAGAGGTGAGTCCCGGCCAATTTCGCCGGTGTGTTGAGTCTTAGTAGGGTACCTAGTCAGGTAAGGCCTACCCTGCGTGACAGACCAAGGCCAGATTTGGAGAAGGCAGTAAAACATCATTGAATTCAGAAGGATGTACGCCACTGAAAATCTAGCCTAAGAAAATGAAGTGTTACGGTG
Proteins encoded in this region:
- a CDS encoding short-chain dehydrogenase — its product is MSIALVTGGNTGIGEAVVQQLARIPGFHVIIGSRNLEYGSRLAESLKTENCSVSSIQLDITSDESIFKAIESIQKTHGKLDVLINNAGILIDTYPDSFSSTRDLFRKTYETNVFGTAVLSEAALPLLRKSEYPRIIFVSSQMGSLESTLDESMPFYNVDYKAYDGSKAAVNILAANYARILKDVGGASNAVCPGLVRTKLTGWMDAGAPTSVGAERIVELAIASPGGPTGTFSNREGPLAW